From a single Oceanobacillus kimchii X50 genomic region:
- a CDS encoding glutaminase produces the protein MVQGSVNLNIERGKEWLQDYVDNWVNFYQKQTDEGKVANYIPRLEHADPNTLGISIIGKNGTIIRSGDTDSEFSIQSISKVLSFIVACMERGLTYVLQRVDVEPTGESFNSIMHLEINQPKKPFNPLVNSGAITISSLLKGKTSDQKLEPLYQLLEKILGHRPEIDVDVYVSERDTSMRNRAIGYYLLEEGYLESDLSITLETYFKHCSLNVTVDDLAMIGLVLSNDGIHPNTDETLIPKQIARVAKSLMLTCGMYDASGKFASYVGIPAKSGVSGGILAVVPPRVREQDLPFIEGCGIGVFGPALDKQGNSIAGIKLLRHIANQWDLSLF, from the coding sequence ATGGTGCAAGGGTCGGTAAATTTAAATATCGAGAGAGGTAAAGAGTGGTTACAAGATTATGTTGACAATTGGGTAAATTTTTATCAGAAACAAACGGATGAAGGTAAAGTAGCTAATTACATACCAAGACTTGAACATGCTGATCCTAATACTTTAGGTATTTCTATAATTGGTAAGAATGGTACTATCATTCGTTCTGGAGATACAGATTCGGAGTTTTCCATTCAAAGTATATCGAAAGTGTTAAGTTTTATTGTAGCATGCATGGAAAGAGGTCTTACATATGTCCTTCAAAGAGTAGATGTAGAACCGACTGGAGAATCTTTTAATTCGATTATGCATTTAGAAATCAACCAACCAAAAAAACCATTTAATCCACTAGTTAATTCGGGAGCAATAACAATTTCTTCTTTGTTAAAAGGAAAAACATCTGATCAAAAATTAGAGCCCTTATATCAATTATTAGAAAAAATACTCGGACATCGGCCTGAAATTGATGTAGACGTATATGTTTCCGAACGAGATACTTCCATGCGAAATAGAGCAATTGGATACTATCTACTGGAAGAAGGATACCTGGAGTCTGATTTGAGTATTACATTGGAAACATATTTTAAACACTGTTCATTAAACGTTACAGTCGATGACTTGGCAATGATTGGCTTAGTATTATCAAACGATGGAATACATCCGAACACAGATGAAACTCTAATTCCAAAACAAATTGCTCGAGTCGCAAAATCATTGATGCTTACATGTGGAATGTATGATGCATCTGGAAAGTTTGCTTCCTATGTAGGTATTCCTGCAAAAAGTGGCGTGTCTGGAGGAATACTTGCAGTAGTCCCACCAAGAGTTCGTGAACAGGATCTACCATTTATAGAAGGATGTGGCATTGGAGTATTTGGCCCAGCATTGGATAAACAAGGGAATAGCATTGCGGGCATTAAACTGCTGCGACATATAGCAAATCAATGGGATTTAAGTCTATTTTAA
- a CDS encoding SOS response-associated peptidase: MCGRYTLLADELAIKEAFGLQQSLDFYEPSYNIAPGQKVLSIIHDGKERRAGYMKWGLVPSWAKDPKIGYKMINARSETVHEKPSFKRLLSSKRCLIIADSFYEWKKKLDKKQPMRIQLENKDVFAFAGLWDKWQGDEEPLFTCTILTRQANQDMQELHHRMPVILPKAREEEWIEPKSHNSVDWKYWLDYEKQDRLIHYPVSTHVNNAKNNDEKCISAIIEE, translated from the coding sequence TTGTGCGGTAGATATACGTTATTAGCAGATGAATTAGCGATTAAAGAAGCATTTGGACTACAGCAATCGTTAGATTTTTATGAGCCTAGCTATAATATAGCTCCTGGGCAGAAAGTATTGTCGATTATACATGATGGTAAAGAGCGTCGTGCTGGTTATATGAAATGGGGATTGGTGCCTTCTTGGGCAAAAGATCCAAAAATTGGATATAAGATGATAAACGCCCGAAGTGAAACTGTACATGAAAAGCCAAGTTTCAAACGATTACTTTCTTCAAAAAGATGTTTAATTATTGCAGATAGTTTCTATGAGTGGAAGAAAAAATTGGATAAAAAACAACCGATGCGTATTCAGCTAGAAAATAAAGACGTCTTTGCATTTGCAGGGTTATGGGATAAATGGCAAGGCGATGAAGAACCTTTATTTACTTGCACTATTTTAACAAGGCAAGCGAATCAAGATATGCAAGAACTTCACCATAGAATGCCTGTTATTTTGCCTAAAGCTAGAGAAGAAGAGTGGATAGAGCCTAAAAGCCATAATTCTGTAGATTGGAAGTACTGGCTTGATTATGAAAAGCAAGATAGGTTAATACATTATCCTGTTAGTACACATGTGAATAATGCTAAAAACAATGATGAAAAATGTATTTCGGCCATCATAGAAGAGTAA
- a CDS encoding alanine/glycine:cation symporter family protein, whose amino-acid sequence MIEFLEEVSSFVWGPPTLILIVGAGLYLTFRLGFLQIRALPYALRLAFSPQKQDKKSKGDISHYQALTTAMAATIGTGNIVGVATAVVAGGPGAVFWMWITAIFGMATKYSEAILAVKYRVTDDNGKMAGGPMYYLERGLNLKWLGVIFAIFGSIAAFGIGNMVQSNSVSDALQTSFSIPTWVTGLVLTVLTALVVLGGIKTIGKVTSFFVPIMAVIYVFGGLTIMVMNFDLIPAAVNLILTDAFTGSAVGGGILGTVIRYGVARGVFSNEAGLGSAPIAAAAAKTDYPGRQALVSMTQVFIDTIIVCSITGITIVMADMYGTGADGASLTGASFAYFLGGFGEHIVTISIVFFAFSTLVGWSYYGEKCFGYLFKNQNAMKAYRLIFVLIVFYGAVEVIDIVWLMSDIFNALMAVPNIIGLLGLSGVVVYETKRFMKVAKEEKQQAKRTG is encoded by the coding sequence TTGATAGAGTTTTTAGAAGAGGTAAGTTCATTTGTGTGGGGTCCACCAACATTAATACTAATCGTTGGAGCAGGGCTTTATCTCACATTTAGACTTGGATTCCTGCAAATTCGGGCGCTACCGTATGCTTTAAGATTAGCATTTAGCCCACAAAAACAAGATAAGAAATCTAAAGGTGATATTAGTCACTATCAAGCATTAACAACTGCTATGGCTGCAACGATTGGAACTGGTAATATCGTTGGGGTTGCAACCGCAGTCGTTGCCGGAGGACCCGGTGCAGTTTTTTGGATGTGGATAACTGCTATATTTGGGATGGCCACCAAATATTCAGAAGCAATATTAGCAGTTAAATATCGAGTCACTGATGATAACGGCAAAATGGCCGGTGGTCCAATGTATTACTTAGAACGTGGATTAAATTTAAAATGGTTAGGTGTTATTTTCGCTATATTTGGTTCCATTGCAGCATTTGGTATCGGGAATATGGTACAGTCCAACTCAGTCTCAGATGCGTTACAAACATCATTTTCCATCCCTACATGGGTAACAGGACTTGTACTAACTGTTCTTACTGCACTTGTTGTACTTGGAGGAATTAAAACTATCGGAAAAGTTACTTCATTTTTCGTACCAATTATGGCTGTTATTTATGTGTTTGGTGGGCTTACCATCATGGTTATGAACTTTGATTTAATTCCAGCCGCAGTTAACCTTATCTTAACAGATGCATTTACCGGTAGTGCTGTGGGCGGAGGAATTTTAGGAACCGTAATTCGATATGGAGTAGCACGTGGTGTTTTCTCTAATGAAGCTGGACTTGGTTCTGCGCCGATTGCAGCTGCTGCTGCCAAGACAGACTATCCTGGTAGACAAGCTTTGGTATCAATGACACAAGTATTTATCGATACGATTATTGTTTGTTCCATTACGGGTATTACTATCGTGATGGCCGACATGTACGGTACTGGAGCTGATGGAGCTTCCTTAACTGGGGCATCATTTGCATACTTCTTAGGTGGATTTGGAGAACATATTGTAACCATTTCGATTGTATTCTTCGCGTTTTCCACACTTGTAGGATGGTCTTATTACGGAGAAAAATGTTTTGGATACTTATTTAAGAATCAAAATGCAATGAAAGCCTATCGATTGATTTTTGTTCTGATTGTATTCTATGGAGCAGTTGAAGTAATCGACATAGTATGGCTAATGTCAGATATATTTAATGCTCTAATGGCTGTACCGAATATTATCGGTCTTCTCGGTTTATCTGGAGTTGTAGTTTATGAAACTAAACGATTTATGAAGGTTGCCAAAGAAGAAAAACAACAAGCAAAAAGAACTGGATAA